The following coding sequences are from one Arthrobacter sp. 24S4-2 window:
- a CDS encoding DUF2304 domain-containing protein: MGNVAAFLLALAIVGLVVEMLRRKKLREKYAALWLIVGVATLVLAAFPRLLNIVAEFVGVQLPSNLLFAMSILMLLGVCLHLSWEISVVEDETRTLAEEVAILRVQVEALSAPPGNDSPSPAGSLATTPDTAGPHAAKPDTQHKGSD, from the coding sequence ATGGGAAACGTTGCTGCCTTCCTGCTCGCCCTAGCCATCGTTGGCCTGGTTGTCGAAATGCTCCGCCGGAAGAAACTCCGGGAAAAGTACGCCGCCCTCTGGCTGATCGTCGGCGTCGCCACGCTTGTCTTGGCTGCCTTCCCCCGGCTGCTCAACATCGTGGCGGAGTTCGTCGGCGTCCAACTGCCCTCCAACCTGCTCTTCGCCATGAGCATCCTCATGCTGCTTGGCGTGTGCCTCCACCTCTCATGGGAAATCTCCGTCGTCGAAGACGAGACACGTACCCTCGCCGAGGAAGTGGCAATCCTGCGGGTCCAGGTTGAGGCTCTCAGCGCCCCGCCCGGCAACGACTCACCGTCGCCGGCCGGCTCGCTGGCAACGACCCCCGACACCGCCGGACCCCATGCGGCGAAGCCCGACACACAACACAAAGGTTCGGATTAA
- a CDS encoding glycosyltransferase — translation MPLDIFIPYWGDPDYMKETVNSVLAQDSDDWLLTVVDDAYPGQEINDFMAGIRDPRIKYVRKEQNAGITENYRTCVAMATEEVLVILGCDDVLLPNYVSTILDAHKRYPGAALIQPGVQVIDEAGQVVVTLVDTVKQKLIKPRGGGRQLVSGEAIASNLMHGDWLYWPSLAFRTDKIRQVDFRDGFPIIQDLALIMDMIYNGDQLLIEPAVCFQYRRHSNSASSTKLVDGSRFAGEREYFAVAAAQAEDLGWSRAARSARLRFTSRAHAASLLPKAMLSKNSSAVKALVRHTFGK, via the coding sequence ATGCCGCTGGATATTTTCATTCCCTACTGGGGCGATCCGGACTACATGAAGGAAACAGTCAACAGTGTCCTGGCCCAGGACAGCGATGACTGGCTCCTCACCGTCGTCGACGACGCCTACCCGGGCCAGGAGATCAACGACTTCATGGCCGGGATCAGGGATCCGCGCATCAAGTACGTCCGTAAGGAACAGAACGCGGGAATCACCGAGAACTACCGGACCTGCGTGGCCATGGCCACCGAGGAAGTCCTGGTGATCCTCGGCTGCGATGACGTCCTGCTGCCGAATTACGTCTCCACCATCCTTGATGCCCACAAGCGGTACCCCGGCGCTGCCTTGATCCAGCCCGGGGTCCAGGTCATCGACGAGGCCGGCCAGGTGGTGGTCACCCTGGTGGACACCGTCAAGCAGAAGCTGATCAAGCCCCGGGGCGGCGGACGCCAGCTGGTCTCCGGCGAGGCGATCGCCTCCAACCTGATGCACGGAGACTGGCTCTACTGGCCGTCGCTGGCCTTCCGGACTGACAAGATCCGCCAGGTGGACTTCCGGGACGGGTTCCCCATCATCCAGGACCTCGCCCTGATCATGGACATGATCTACAACGGTGACCAGCTCCTGATCGAGCCAGCCGTCTGCTTCCAGTACCGCAGGCACTCCAACAGCGCCTCGTCCACCAAGCTCGTCGACGGCTCCCGATTCGCCGGAGAACGCGAGTACTTCGCCGTTGCCGCCGCACAGGCAGAGGACCTGGGATGGAGCAGGGCCGCCCGGTCAGCACGGCTGAGGTTCACGTCGCGTGCACACGCGGCATCCCTGCTGCCCAAGGCAATGCTCAGCAAGAACTCCTCTGCCGTCAAGGCCCTGGTCCGCCACACCTTCGGCAAGTAA
- a CDS encoding NAD(P)-dependent oxidoreductase: MTSSSTSARPGGTVLVTGGAGFIGCAISDALVSEFDRVVVVDNLHPQIHATGERPEQLNPAAELVVADVTEAKTWDTVLQDVTPDVVIHLAAETGTGQSLEESTRHAHVNVVGTSQLLDGLNRHGKLPRRIVLSSSRAVYGEGAWKNADGRVFYPGQRTSETLDKAQWDFPGASPVAMKASETFPAPVSVYGATKLAQEHVLQAWAKSYGVETVILRLQNVYGPGQSLINPYTGIMSLFCRMAMGGKSIPLYEDGEVRRDFILIDDVASAIVAGAVSPTVQGEPMDIGSGEFQTIGTAAKLIAEHYNAPESHVTGQYRQGDVRHAWADITEAEKVLGWTPQYNLAQGIDRLATWIDAQPDVKPA; the protein is encoded by the coding sequence GTGACTTCCTCTTCAACTTCCGCCCGTCCCGGAGGCACCGTCCTGGTCACGGGCGGCGCCGGCTTCATCGGCTGTGCCATCTCCGACGCACTGGTCAGCGAGTTCGACCGCGTGGTTGTCGTCGATAATCTCCACCCGCAGATCCATGCCACCGGAGAGCGTCCCGAGCAGCTGAACCCCGCTGCCGAATTGGTTGTTGCGGACGTGACTGAAGCGAAGACGTGGGACACCGTCCTCCAGGACGTCACCCCCGACGTCGTCATCCACCTGGCCGCCGAAACCGGAACCGGCCAGTCCCTGGAAGAGTCCACCCGGCACGCGCACGTCAACGTCGTCGGAACCTCCCAGCTCCTGGACGGCCTCAACCGGCACGGCAAGCTGCCCCGCCGGATTGTCTTGTCCTCAAGCCGCGCGGTGTACGGCGAAGGCGCCTGGAAAAACGCCGACGGACGGGTCTTCTACCCGGGCCAGCGGACGAGCGAAACCCTCGACAAGGCCCAGTGGGATTTCCCCGGCGCCTCGCCGGTGGCCATGAAGGCATCCGAGACGTTCCCGGCGCCGGTGAGCGTCTACGGTGCCACGAAGCTCGCCCAGGAACACGTCCTGCAGGCATGGGCCAAGTCCTACGGCGTGGAGACTGTGATCCTCCGCCTGCAGAACGTGTACGGTCCGGGCCAGTCCCTGATCAACCCGTACACGGGCATCATGAGCCTCTTCTGCCGGATGGCCATGGGCGGCAAGTCCATCCCGCTGTACGAGGACGGCGAAGTGCGCCGCGATTTCATCCTGATTGACGACGTGGCGTCTGCCATCGTTGCCGGCGCTGTTTCCCCCACGGTCCAGGGCGAACCGATGGATATCGGATCGGGTGAGTTCCAGACCATCGGCACGGCCGCAAAGCTGATTGCTGAGCACTATAACGCCCCGGAATCGCACGTGACCGGCCAGTACAGGCAGGGCGATGTGCGGCACGCATGGGCTGACATCACGGAGGCCGAAAAGGTGCTGGGCTGGACGCCACAGTACAACCTCGCCCAGGGAATCGACCGGCTGGCCACGTGGATTGACGCGCAGCCAGACGTCAAGCCTGCCTGA